A stretch of Arctopsyche grandis isolate Sample6627 chromosome 9, ASM5162203v2, whole genome shotgun sequence DNA encodes these proteins:
- the LOC143916939 gene encoding solute carrier family 41 member 1-like: MQRSAISNMSAPAAPARDTDSPADTARLLLVSNGAAKPQGHEVENLWVVAVQMFIPFLLAGFGMVAASLLLDVVQHWPVFMQVSEVYILVPALLGLKGNLEMTLASRLSTHAHKGHLETSLVPLVAGNLSLIQCQAVVVAFLAALAAVIMGWVPEGEFDMHHAMLLCASSVLTASVASFVLGCVMIAVILASRKMNINPDNVATPIAASLGDLTTLALLSFIASSLYRSIGVNVWLPGTIIIVGALVVPVCGYVASKNKFTKQVLDEGWSPVISAMIISSVGGLILDYTVSNFKGIAVFQLVINGVGGNMAAVHASRMSTNLHTGNTIGPVIGKTTKLLLLMVVPGHLIFTYTISYLQAGHTSLTATFILIYMCAAITQVLLLLTISHFLVLWMWKLGIDPDNSAIPYLTALGDLLGTALLGLAFQFLYMIGDKDSDLGD, from the coding sequence ATGCAGCGCTCCGCAATCTCGAATATGAGCGCGCCGGCGGCTCCAGCCCGGGACACGGACTCTCCTGCAGACACGGCCAGGCTGCTGCTCGTCTCCAACGGAGCGGCCAAACCGCAGGGCCACGAGGTGGAGAACCTGTGGGTGGTCGCCGTGCAGATGTTCATCCCCTTCCTGCTCGCGGGCTTCGGCATGGTGGCGGCCAGCCTGCTCCTGGACGTGGTGCAGCACTGGCCCGTCTTCATGCAGGTCTCCGAAGTGTACATCCTCGTGCCCGCCCTCTTGGGCCTCAAAGGCAACTTGGAAATGACTCTGGCGTCCCGCCTCTCCACGCACGCCCACAAAGGACATCTAGAGACCAGTCTGGTGCCCCTCGTCGCCGGGAACCTATCGTTAATCCAGTGCCAAGCTGTAGTCGTAGCGTTCCTCGCAGCCTTAGCGGCCGTTATAATGGGATGGGTACCCGAAGGAGAGTTTGACATGCATCATGCGATGCTGTTATGCGCTTCCAGTGTCCTGACTGCGTCTGTGGCGAGTTTCGTTCTCGGATGTGTGATGATCGCCGTCATCTTAGCCAGCAGGAAAATGAACATAAACCCTGATAACGTGGCTACGCCCATCGCCGCAAGCTTAGGAGATCTCACGACCCTAGCTTTGTTGTCGTTCATCGCTTCCTCACTGTACAGATCTATCGGAGTCAACGTTTGGCTTCCCGGAACTATCATAATCGTGGGAGCTCTTGTCGTTCCGGTCTGCGGCTACGTGGCCTCCAAAAACAAGTTCACCAAACAGGTTCTCGACGAAGGATGGTCTCCGGTCATATCGGCGATGATCATCAGCAGCGTCGGCGGTCTCATTCTGGATTATACGGTTTCGAACTTTAAAGGTATAGCCGTGTTTCAGTTGGTGATCAACGGCGTCGGCGGTAACATGGCGGCCGTTCACGCTTCGAGGATGTCGACCAATCTTCACACCGGGAACACCATAGGTCCCGTCATCGGCAAGACGACTAAGCTGTTGCTTTTGATGGTCGTGCCGGGTCATTTGATTTTCACATACACCATTAGTTATCTTCAAGCCGGTCACACGTCGCTCACGGCTACGTTCATCTTGATATATATGTGTGCGGCGATCACCCAAGTGCTGTTGCTGTTGACGATCAGCCACTTCCTCGTATTGTGGATGTGGAAGTTGGGCATCGATCCCGACAACTCGGCTATTCCCTATTTGACCGCTTTGGGTGATCTTCTGGGTACCGCCTTGTTGGGTTTGGCTTTCCAATTTTTGTATATGATCGGCGACAAAGATAGCGATTTGGGCGATTGA